One window from the genome of Rariglobus hedericola encodes:
- a CDS encoding chloride channel protein yields the protein MSFDTAGPSAARTATSPRTRLILLAALALPLAGLATLAAHALHTLIALITQLAFYGRFSTAWVSPEAHTRGAWVILIPAVGGGLIALMARYGSKGIIGHGIPEVMQQVLANRSRIGPRVALLKPVSSAISIGTGGPYGAEGPVIATGGALGSLIGQALTMTASERKVLLAAGAAAAMTAIFGSPVAATLLAVELLLFEFRARSVIPVAIAAACAQALRFVWGEHAALFHLAVPDNLHAPASAVVVFAIIGMVAGVLAVATNHAVHKVEAGFARLPIHWMWCPVIGGFFVGLVGWFEPRVFGAGYSVIGSLLEGNFPLAVVGLVCGLKLLVWIVSLGSGTSGGTLAPMLVAGGGLGTLVAAACAGLPMATISPGLAALAGMVAFFAGGSRAFFASIVLGVEITQQAGVLWPVATAATASLAVAHLLSSRSLMSSPVEQRGVRVPMDFDTDVFAHVTVEQVMETTPHTISTRMKVSELADRVGAHDPEVCHHTALLVTDDTGELAGIITRRDLLNAVAQGAAQEEVGNVMTTPVLCAYPDESLHEAVERMQLHDIGRLPVVERDNPKKLIGYLGRAAALSARRSRWSENHEQEAGWFSRRLRS from the coding sequence ATGAGTTTCGACACCGCAGGCCCATCCGCAGCCCGCACCGCCACTTCACCTCGCACACGACTGATCCTGCTCGCCGCACTCGCGCTGCCCCTTGCCGGCCTGGCCACACTCGCCGCGCATGCGTTGCACACGTTAATCGCGTTGATCACACAGCTGGCATTTTACGGCCGGTTTTCCACTGCGTGGGTATCGCCCGAAGCACACACCCGCGGCGCCTGGGTGATTCTTATTCCCGCAGTCGGCGGCGGCTTGATCGCACTCATGGCGCGCTACGGATCAAAAGGCATTATCGGTCACGGCATTCCCGAGGTCATGCAACAGGTGCTCGCCAATCGCAGTCGCATCGGCCCCCGCGTCGCGTTGCTCAAACCGGTTTCGTCCGCGATCTCCATCGGCACCGGCGGACCTTATGGCGCGGAGGGTCCGGTCATCGCGACGGGAGGCGCGCTCGGTTCGCTCATCGGCCAGGCTCTCACCATGACGGCGAGCGAACGCAAAGTGCTGCTCGCCGCGGGCGCGGCAGCCGCCATGACCGCGATCTTTGGAAGTCCGGTTGCCGCCACTTTGCTGGCGGTCGAGTTGCTGCTGTTCGAGTTCCGCGCGCGTTCGGTCATCCCCGTCGCGATCGCCGCAGCCTGTGCGCAGGCGTTACGTTTTGTGTGGGGAGAACACGCGGCGTTGTTTCACCTCGCGGTGCCCGACAACCTGCATGCCCCCGCGTCCGCCGTCGTCGTGTTTGCAATCATCGGGATGGTTGCCGGCGTGCTCGCCGTCGCCACCAACCACGCGGTGCACAAGGTCGAGGCCGGCTTCGCCCGCCTGCCAATCCACTGGATGTGGTGCCCGGTCATCGGCGGATTCTTCGTGGGCTTGGTCGGTTGGTTCGAGCCGCGGGTTTTCGGCGCGGGTTACTCCGTAATCGGTTCGCTGCTGGAGGGGAATTTCCCACTGGCCGTCGTCGGCTTGGTGTGCGGGCTCAAGTTGCTGGTGTGGATCGTCTCACTCGGTAGCGGCACTTCCGGCGGCACACTCGCACCGATGCTCGTCGCTGGCGGCGGGCTCGGCACCTTGGTGGCTGCGGCCTGTGCCGGACTGCCGATGGCGACGATTTCACCAGGCTTGGCGGCGCTCGCCGGCATGGTCGCTTTTTTTGCGGGCGGCTCGCGGGCATTTTTCGCCTCGATCGTGCTCGGCGTCGAAATCACGCAACAAGCCGGCGTGCTCTGGCCGGTGGCCACCGCCGCAACCGCATCGCTGGCGGTCGCGCACTTGTTGTCCTCACGCTCACTCATGTCCAGTCCGGTGGAGCAACGCGGAGTCCGCGTGCCCATGGATTTTGATACCGATGTGTTTGCGCATGTCACCGTGGAGCAAGTCATGGAAACCACACCGCATACGATTTCGACGCGCATGAAAGTCTCCGAGTTGGCGGATCGCGTGGGCGCGCACGATCCCGAGGTCTGCCACCACACTGCGCTGCTAGTAACCGATGACACTGGGGAACTCGCCGGCATCATCACACGCCGGGATCTACTCAACGCGGTGGCGCAGGGCGCCGCCCAGGAAGAGGTCGGCAACGTGATGACCACTCCGGTGCTTTGCGCCTACCCTGATGAATCCCTTCATGAAGCGGTGGAGCGTATGCAACTGCACGACATCGGCCGGCTCCCGGTGGTCGAACGCGACAACCCGAAAAAATTAATCGGTTATCTGGGACGCGCCGCAGCCCTCTCCGCCCGCAGGTCTCGTTGGTCCGAAAACCACGAACAGGAAGCCGGCTGGTTCAGCCGCCGTCTGCGTTCTTGA
- a CDS encoding HPP family protein encodes MSPVFRKSQIAIATGGAMLAVSALAYIAMTTQGLMLLGSFGASALLLFALPEAPLSQPRSVIGGHLSASLIAFGCLILFGPQWWAVGVATGLGVGFMMLTRTVHPPAGSNAIIVFLAKPTCVFLVSSTLAGTVLLVVIAVVYHRTTRRHKYPLYWRAVPQPATT; translated from the coding sequence ATGTCACCGGTCTTCAGGAAATCCCAGATAGCCATTGCCACCGGCGGCGCGATGTTAGCCGTGTCTGCGCTCGCCTACATCGCCATGACCACGCAGGGGCTCATGTTGCTGGGCTCGTTTGGCGCTTCCGCGCTACTGTTGTTCGCCTTGCCTGAAGCGCCGCTTTCCCAACCGCGCTCGGTGATCGGCGGACACCTCTCCGCGTCCTTGATCGCCTTTGGATGCCTCATATTGTTCGGCCCGCAATGGTGGGCGGTCGGCGTCGCCACCGGTCTCGGCGTCGGCTTCATGATGCTCACGCGCACTGTGCATCCACCCGCAGGATCGAACGCGATCATCGTGTTTCTCGCCAAGCCCACGTGCGTTTTCCTGGTTTCATCAACCCTCGCCGGCACCGTCCTCCTCGTGGTCATCGCGGTCGTTTATCATCGCACCACACGGCGTCACAAATACCCGCTCTACTGGCGTGCCGTTCCGCAACCTGCCACCACCTGA
- a CDS encoding alpha-mannosidase: MPLSPAAGPDAQSVIDALVERVREAQFIAVAPLAITRWLTAEPVPFAERERGERAEVAMGKPWAGQLFDCAWMRFTAQLPAGSRAGSVDELVACIDVNGELCVVDRAGVPVRGLTNIKSTFDPVLGGPGKTLYRVPPEAIDASGRVELWADAGLNDLFGFVKDEGRVVLAELVRVREDVRQLYYDVETLRDFWVALPAGDERREPLGVELAAVADGWECVDDASVAAARTRLAEWFKNEDKPAMQVHAIGHAHLDLAWLWPIRETKRKGARTFASALYNFEKYPEYRFGCSQPQLFAWMKEREPELYSKIKDAVRAGRIEPQGTFWIEPDCSMPSGEAFVRQVLHGAKFFKDEFGVVPDYCWQPDVFGYHGQLPQILRKSGHRFFMTQKLSWNAVNRFGHQSFHWEGIDGTRLLTHMLPEETYNGPAAARSLLKIANEYVERDVSKHALMVYGIGDGGGGPDAEHLERLRRAPKLPGLPAVRQGTVTEFFEAWSRDADKFATWKGELYLERHQGTLTTQALVKRNNRKAEIGLRELEWAAYLATTRTGAVYPAEALDRLWKEVLLYQFHDILPGSSIKRVYDECNVRYVVILAELEALTAERYASLVDAGVHGEMTVFNSLSWARREWVRHEGAWCWADVTGLGAARLAVAKHAVPIAAERLLENEYLRVIFAQDGRIESMWDKRARREVLATGGAGNDFVIIADTGDAWDFENDLSKKDVCGYLRRAVESPVLRERVARVDGPSAEIAMTWTYGASTIRQTVRLLAGAKQVEFATEADWQEKAMMLRVRFPVAVTADEARYEIPFGHIRRTTRDETSVEKAQIEVAALQWVDLSQADYGVALYNDCKHGFRVKGNVIDMALLRSVPHPGAALIGKGDADDGESAGGDGKVYGDLGRHVFRYALRPHAGDADAAVLTAEARAFNTPLRVVAGGCALAGEKFAAAAIEVAAVKPAEDGRGWIWRLVNVTERVVETTFADAQAVECDLMENATGLAGGTLRFTPFEIKTLRGF, from the coding sequence ATGCCCCTTAGCCCTGCCGCCGGTCCGGATGCCCAGAGTGTGATTGATGCCTTGGTCGAGCGTGTGCGTGAGGCGCAGTTTATCGCGGTGGCTCCGCTTGCGATCACGCGCTGGCTCACCGCGGAACCGGTGCCCTTCGCGGAACGGGAACGGGGCGAACGTGCCGAGGTGGCGATGGGGAAACCGTGGGCGGGACAGCTGTTTGATTGCGCGTGGATGCGGTTCACGGCGCAGCTGCCGGCGGGATCGCGAGCGGGCTCCGTTGACGAACTGGTGGCGTGCATCGATGTGAACGGAGAGCTCTGCGTCGTTGATCGCGCGGGCGTGCCGGTGCGCGGGCTGACGAATATCAAATCCACGTTCGATCCGGTGCTGGGCGGGCCGGGGAAGACGCTTTATCGCGTGCCGCCGGAGGCGATCGATGCGAGCGGTCGCGTGGAGCTTTGGGCCGATGCGGGTCTCAATGATTTGTTCGGTTTCGTGAAGGACGAAGGTCGCGTGGTGCTGGCGGAGCTGGTGCGCGTGCGCGAGGACGTGCGGCAGCTGTATTATGATGTGGAGACACTGAGGGATTTTTGGGTGGCGTTGCCGGCGGGTGATGAGAGGCGCGAGCCGTTGGGGGTTGAGTTGGCGGCGGTCGCGGACGGATGGGAGTGTGTGGATGACGCGAGTGTGGCGGCGGCGAGGACTCGGTTGGCAGAGTGGTTTAAAAATGAAGATAAACCGGCGATGCAGGTGCATGCGATCGGGCATGCGCATCTCGACCTCGCGTGGTTGTGGCCAATCCGTGAGACGAAGCGGAAGGGGGCGCGGACGTTTGCGAGCGCGTTGTATAATTTCGAAAAATATCCGGAGTATCGCTTTGGCTGTAGTCAGCCGCAGCTGTTTGCGTGGATGAAGGAGCGAGAGCCGGAGCTGTATTCGAAAATCAAAGACGCGGTGCGCGCGGGGCGGATCGAGCCGCAGGGGACGTTTTGGATCGAGCCGGATTGCTCGATGCCGTCGGGCGAGGCGTTTGTGCGGCAGGTGTTGCACGGTGCTAAGTTTTTCAAAGACGAGTTCGGGGTGGTGCCGGATTACTGCTGGCAGCCGGACGTGTTTGGTTATCACGGGCAGCTGCCGCAGATCCTGAGGAAGAGCGGGCATCGTTTTTTCATGACGCAGAAGCTGTCGTGGAACGCGGTGAACCGGTTCGGGCATCAATCGTTTCACTGGGAAGGTATCGATGGGACGCGGTTGCTCACGCACATGCTGCCGGAGGAAACGTATAACGGACCGGCGGCGGCGCGGTCGTTGCTGAAGATCGCCAACGAGTATGTGGAACGCGACGTGTCGAAGCATGCGTTGATGGTGTATGGCATCGGTGACGGCGGCGGTGGTCCGGATGCGGAACACTTGGAGCGGCTGCGACGCGCGCCGAAATTGCCCGGGCTTCCGGCGGTGAGGCAGGGCACGGTGACGGAGTTTTTCGAGGCGTGGAGCCGCGATGCGGACAAATTCGCGACGTGGAAAGGGGAGCTTTATCTGGAGCGTCACCAAGGCACGCTGACGACGCAGGCGCTGGTGAAGCGCAACAATCGCAAGGCGGAGATCGGGCTGCGCGAGCTGGAGTGGGCGGCGTATCTGGCGACGACGCGGACCGGCGCGGTGTATCCGGCTGAGGCGTTGGACCGGCTTTGGAAGGAAGTGCTGCTTTACCAGTTTCACGACATCCTGCCGGGGTCTTCGATCAAGCGCGTTTATGATGAGTGCAACGTGCGTTATGTAGTGATCTTGGCAGAGCTGGAGGCGTTGACGGCTGAACGTTATGCTTCGCTGGTGGACGCGGGCGTGCACGGGGAAATGACGGTGTTCAATTCGTTGTCATGGGCGCGGCGCGAGTGGGTGAGGCACGAAGGCGCGTGGTGTTGGGCGGACGTGACAGGCTTAGGCGCGGCGCGGCTGGCGGTCGCGAAGCACGCGGTGCCGATCGCGGCGGAGCGGTTGCTGGAGAATGAGTATTTGCGCGTGATTTTTGCGCAGGACGGACGGATCGAGTCGATGTGGGATAAGCGGGCTCGTCGCGAAGTGCTGGCGACCGGCGGAGCGGGCAACGATTTCGTGATTATCGCGGACACGGGGGATGCGTGGGATTTTGAAAACGATCTCTCGAAGAAAGATGTGTGTGGCTATCTGCGGCGCGCAGTGGAGAGTCCGGTGTTGCGTGAACGCGTGGCGCGGGTGGACGGGCCGAGCGCGGAGATCGCGATGACGTGGACTTATGGCGCGTCCACGATCCGGCAGACGGTGCGGTTGTTGGCAGGCGCGAAACAAGTGGAGTTTGCGACAGAGGCCGACTGGCAGGAGAAGGCGATGATGTTGCGCGTGCGGTTCCCGGTGGCGGTGACCGCGGACGAGGCGCGCTATGAGATTCCCTTCGGACACATCCGGCGCACGACGCGGGACGAGACATCGGTCGAGAAGGCGCAAATCGAAGTCGCGGCGTTGCAGTGGGTGGATTTGTCGCAGGCGGATTACGGCGTGGCGCTTTACAACGACTGCAAGCACGGATTCCGCGTGAAAGGGAACGTGATCGACATGGCGTTGCTGCGCAGCGTGCCGCATCCCGGCGCGGCGTTAATTGGCAAAGGCGACGCGGATGACGGCGAGAGCGCGGGCGGTGACGGGAAAGTTTACGGCGATCTCGGACGCCATGTCTTTCGCTATGCGTTGCGTCCGCATGCGGGCGATGCGGATGCGGCGGTGCTTACGGCGGAGGCGAGGGCGTTCAACACGCCGCTGCGTGTGGTGGCAGGCGGGTGCGCGTTGGCTGGAGAAAAATTTGCAGCGGCGGCGATCGAGGTGGCGGCGGTGAAGCCGGCCGAGGACGGGCGCGGTTGGATCTGGCGCTTGGTGAACGTAACGGAGCGCGTGGTGGAGACGACATTTGCCGATGCGCAGGCGGTCGAGTGCGACCTGATGGAAAACGCGACGGGCCTGGCGGGTGGAACGCTGCGGTTTACTCCGTTTGAAATCAAAACGCTGAGGGGCTTTTAA
- a CDS encoding LacI family DNA-binding transcriptional regulator produces the protein MRQIATAAGVSVATVSMALRNSEKITPETREKVRAAAAQLNYRPDPLIAALSGRRREQSPASIDIIAYITAYPTKEGWRENRFSPAAYEGACARASQRGYRIEHFWLRDAHMTTRRLTHILRSRGILGVCLAPFPDVVPQFQFPWDEFCCAAIGYTMRRPAIHRACPHQFQGMQLALSTLRLRGYKRIGVALGKRVSKIVAHNWIAAVLMHQYEHGRSSATCLIYEESDRVELTGWMRDNKPDAMIVSDIALLEWFSDLGISIPSDLAVVPLERYPGYACLDQKPHMVGAAAIDMIIGMIQRNETGLPSDPKTVMVEGSWTEGPSVKPVA, from the coding sequence ATGAGGCAAATCGCAACCGCCGCGGGCGTTTCCGTCGCCACGGTTAGCATGGCTTTGCGCAACTCCGAAAAGATCACGCCCGAAACCCGCGAAAAGGTCCGCGCCGCCGCCGCGCAACTCAACTACCGTCCCGACCCGCTCATCGCCGCTCTCTCCGGCCGCCGTCGCGAACAGAGCCCCGCGAGCATCGATATCATCGCTTACATCACCGCGTATCCGACCAAGGAGGGCTGGCGCGAGAACCGGTTCTCCCCCGCCGCCTACGAGGGCGCCTGCGCCCGCGCCTCCCAGCGCGGCTACCGCATCGAACACTTCTGGTTGCGCGACGCCCACATGACCACGCGTCGGCTCACCCATATTCTCCGTTCGCGTGGGATCCTCGGCGTATGCCTCGCGCCGTTTCCCGACGTCGTCCCTCAGTTCCAGTTTCCGTGGGACGAATTCTGCTGCGCGGCCATCGGCTACACCATGCGCCGGCCCGCGATTCATCGCGCCTGTCCCCACCAATTTCAGGGTATGCAGCTCGCGCTTTCCACCCTGCGGCTTCGCGGCTATAAACGCATCGGCGTCGCCCTCGGAAAACGCGTCAGCAAAATCGTTGCCCACAACTGGATCGCCGCCGTCTTGATGCACCAATATGAGCACGGCCGCTCCTCCGCGACCTGCCTCATCTACGAGGAGTCCGACCGCGTGGAACTCACCGGCTGGATGCGCGACAACAAGCCCGACGCGATGATCGTTTCCGACATCGCTCTTCTCGAATGGTTTTCCGATCTCGGCATCAGCATTCCCAGCGACCTCGCGGTCGTTCCGCTCGAACGCTATCCCGGCTACGCCTGTCTGGATCAAAAGCCCCACATGGTCGGCGCCGCCGCCATCGACATGATCATCGGCATGATCCAGCGCAATGAAACCGGCCTCCCTTCCGACCCCAAGACCGTCATGGTCGAAGGCTCTTGGACGGAGGGTCCTTCCGTCAAACCCGTCGCCTGA
- a CDS encoding MarR family winged helix-turn-helix transcriptional regulator, whose translation MARPEKTSGSLDKANYELLAEFRYTLRKFLGFSEAAAISRGVTAQQYQALLAIEGFPGRDWVTIGELAEQLRVAHHSAVGLVNRMETLKLVRRSKSPDDARCVHVTLAPKGRTTLGKLYLAHRAELKTIGPKLVGLLQKASSDAGPPMDAMTATFASPACSMPEIDD comes from the coding sequence ATGGCCCGGCCCGAAAAAACCTCCGGTTCACTCGACAAGGCCAACTACGAGTTGCTCGCTGAATTTCGCTACACGTTGCGCAAGTTTCTCGGCTTCAGCGAGGCCGCCGCCATCAGTCGCGGAGTCACCGCTCAGCAATACCAGGCGCTCCTCGCCATCGAGGGTTTTCCCGGCCGCGATTGGGTCACCATCGGCGAACTCGCAGAACAACTGCGCGTCGCTCACCACAGCGCGGTCGGCCTCGTTAATCGTATGGAAACACTCAAGCTGGTCCGTCGTTCCAAATCGCCCGACGACGCCCGCTGCGTTCACGTCACCCTCGCACCCAAGGGCCGCACCACTCTCGGAAAACTCTACCTGGCCCATCGCGCGGAACTGAAAACCATCGGCCCCAAGCTGGTGGGTTTGCTTCAAAAAGCGTCTTCGGATGCCGGCCCGCCTATGGACGCGATGACGGCAACGTTCGCCAGTCCCGCCTGTTCGATGCCCGAAATCGACGACTGA